GAATGGCACTTCCACTCAACGCaagaaggatacagagctgttttccttctctagaATCTCGCCGTGAAGATGACACGAAGGTTGGAGCGAccaaaataaagccaaaactgagggagttgaggttgttcagcctggaaaaggctctgaggagatcttagagcaccttccagggTTGAAAGGGGCTcccaagaaagctgcagagggggtttttgatcagggagtgcggggataggatgagagggaagggTTTTGAGTTGAAAGAGGAGacattgaggtgagatcttagggaagGAATGTCCTTAtgggagggtgaggaggccctggaagaggttttccagagcagtggtggctgctccatccctggaaaggtttaaggccaggttggatggagcttaAAGAACAACCTGatcccagtgggaggtgtccctgctcatggcagccAAAGGTTTGGAACCGGCTGAGCTTTTGAGGtctcccttccatcccaaaccattccatgattgcctttttccacctttccccccccaccctTCAACGTTTCCCTAACGAACCGCGGGGATTCAAAGGGCCGTTTGGCCATTggttgaggccatttccccctATGGACCAATCAGAGGTGATACTTTGGAGCCTCCTGGAGCTCTCAACCCCCCCCTTTCTTCGGAGATGCCTTTAATTACCACTCATTAACGTTGTGCTGTTTAATTAGCGAGGCTCAGGGGGACTCCTGGCAGAGCGCTGCTCAGAGGTCCCTCCTTTTGTTATAACCCATCTTAATTTCAGCCTTTTAATTAGGACTTCGCCTTTTTGGGGGTCTATTTGAGGGCGTcggtgcttttttttccctgaactcAATATTCTGGGGGGGGGGATTTAAGACTTAAAAGGCTTCTTAAGCCTCGCTTTGCTCCTCCAGCCCTTTTCTTGAAGCTGTGGGTGGCTCTGAaaagagccttttttttgttggtgttgCGTTGTTTCGTTTCAGCTTCCaaacaaggggggaaaaaaggacttTTGAGGTTTTTACTTCCCTTTCGCTTTATGGCTTTCGCTCTTCTTGGGCAGCAGCACGGCCTGGATGTTCGGAAGGACCCCTCCTTGCGCGATGGTGACTCCCCCGAGGAGTTTATTGAGCTCTTCGTCGTTTCGAACGGCGAGTTGAAGGTGACGGGGGATAATCCGCGTTTTCTTATTGTCCCGAGCGGCGTTCCCGGCTAATTCCAAGATCTCAGCCGTTAAATACTCCATAACGGCTGCCAGGTAAACCGGAGCTCCGGCTCCAACGCGCTCCGCGTAATTCCCTTTACGAAGTAAACGATGAACGCGACCAACGGGGAATTGAAGACCGGCGCGGGAGGAACGGGATTTGGCTTTAGCTCGAGCTTTGCCTCCCTGTTTCCCCCTCCCAGACATGGCTGaaagggaaatggggggttCGCACGGGAGTCGCCGCTCGTTATATACCCACCGGAGGCTCCAAACGGCGCTTTGTCATTGGTCCGAGAGGGAGAACCAATAGAAAAGCGCTGTCCGAGCGCCAATGGCagcgcggggaggggggaggagggggggcgtggccaagggcAGCGCGCGCAGGGGTTAAAggcgggggcgtggccaagggaAGCGCGCGCGGGGGATTAAAAGCGGGGGCGTGAACGCGGGTCGGAGGGGGGTGTGGCCAAGGCCAGGGCGCGGGGTggagagggggcgtggctaagGGTAGAGCGTGGGCGTAGCCAATGGCAGCAAAGAGACTTGAGAACGTTGCCAGTggtgagggggcgtggccggGGGCGTGGTCAAGGAGAGCCTTGAGCTTTGTCAAAGATGAGTGGGAGTGGCTAAGGGGAGCCTAAAGGGTGGTCAGtagagggggcgtggccaaaggGACTTGAGGACGTTGTCGGTGGGGAGTGGGCGTGGTCAAGGCGAGCCTTGAGCGTGCTCAATGACGAGTGGGCGTGGCTAAAGGGGAGCCTAAAGGGTGGTCAGtagagggggcgtggccaatgGGACTTGAGAAGGTTGCCAGTGAGGGAGTGGGCGTGGCCAAGAGGGCAGGGGGCGTGGTCAAGGGGTGCCTTGAGGGTGGTCAATGGCGAGCGGGGGAGCCTGAAGGGTGGTCAGCggaggggggcgtggccaatTGAGAAGGGGCGTGGCCATTCAATAAAGGCGTGGTCAAATGgaggggggcgtggcttggTTGAAGGCCCCCGGCCTGTTAACTCCATGCcccatcttttttttgctgcagaaatgagtcctcctcagctttccaggAACCCCTTTCCAGGTTGGAAcctcctctaaggtctcctcgggAGCCTTTTCTCCATGCTGAGCAACTCCAACTCTCCCAGTCTGGTGGTGGGTAACCTTTCGTCCAGGCTAAAACAAGCCCAGGTCCCTCCTAAGCCTTATTTTCCACCTGACGAGGCTGAATGAAGACATTCCCACAACTTACgactgcctggaaggaggttacggagaggtgggtggtggtttcttctcccaaacagccataggatgagaggaaaaggtgTCCACAGAAGGACCCGATTGTGGTGGACCTCCTTGAATGGTGAACACCCTTTGAGATGGTGTCATGGGGAATGAGGGCTCATTCTGGGAGTCCACAGAAGGTCCTGATCGTGGTGGACCTCCTTGAATGGTGAACACCCTTTGAGATGGTGGCAATGGGGAACGAGGGCTCATTCTGGGAGTCCACAGAAGGTCCTGATCGTGGTGGACCTCCTTGAATGGTGAACACCCTTTGAGATGGTGTCATGGGGAATGAGGGCTCATTCTGGGAGTCCACAGAAGGACCCAATGGTGGTGGGAATGAGGGCTCATCCTGGGAGTCCACAGAAGGACCCGatggtggtgggaaggagggctCTTCCTCGGAGTCCACAGAAGGTCCTGATCGTGGTGGACCTCCTTGAATGGTGAACACCCTTTGAGATGGTGCCATGAGGAATGAGGGCTCATTCTGGGAGTCCACAGAAGGACCCAATGGTGGTGGGAATGAGGGCTCATTCTGGGAGTCCACAGAAGGATCCGATCGTGGTGATGGAACTTCTCGGTACTTTCCCACTTGGTCTTTATCAGTTGAGTCCTGTGTTTTCTTAACTCGAGATGGTCCGTTTGCGAGAGGTCTACGTGACCCTTCTCAGCGAATCAGTTCTCTCtcattccccttttttccttctgctgccctGGAAGGGTTTGTAAAGcaaaaaatgaggggaaaaaaggacaaaaaatgagtgaaaaaaggAACGGAAAACGTTCTCTTCCCAATCTCCCCGTCGGGGAATCGAACCCCGGTCTCCCGCGTGACAGGCGGGGATACTCACCACTATACTAACGAGGAGGTGGTTAAGAAACAGCCTCTCCAGACGCCTTTTGAACCCTCCAAAAGGCAATTTCATGGCTCGAGTCAGTCCCCTATCGCGATAGACGCGTAGAAAGGCGGAGGGACACGAGGACAAAGCACAAACCACGCGTGGCTGCGGGTTTGAAACCgcagatgagaggaaataggGGTCCTTTAAGCCACGAGGCGCCGTGGCTTAGTTGGTTAAAGCGCCTGTCTAGTAAACAGGAGATCCTGGGTTCGAATCCCAGCGGTGCCTTTGTTGTGTTGCGATTTTATCGCGATAGGAAAGCACAGGGGTtatatttaattcttcttttttttttttaacccacgGCGCTTCTCGTGGAGTCCCCGCGAGTGCTGGAAAGGTGGGGATGGGATTGGGAGATGAGGTTTCCATcaggggtggggaaaaaaaaagagggaataaaagaagggaaaatgagaggCTTCTTCCCTGACCGGGAATCGAACCCGGGCCGCGGCGGTGAGAGCGCCGAATCCTAACCACTAGACCACCAGGGAGCTCCGAGGGCCTATTTATACATCGTGTCCATCGATCCCCTTTCCCTGGATCTTGGGTTCATTCCCAGGATCCCTCTGTCCTCATCCCAGGATCCCTCAACCACCAATAGATCCCTCTGTCCTCATCCCGGGATGAAGGgattctggaatcctcaacacaggaaagacatggaatTGTCGGAGCGAGTCCAGAcgaggccacagagatgatctgaggggtccaccaggacccctccagAGCCCAATGGGACCCCTTTAAGGTCTTCCACGACCCCTTGAAGACCCTCCAGAGCCCAATGGGACCTCTTGAAGGTCTTCCATGACCCTTCAAGACCCTCCAGAGCTCAATGGGACCTCTTGAAGGTCTTCCACGACCCCTCCAGAGCCCAATGGGACCTCTTTAAGGTCTTCCATGACCCTTCGAAGACCTCCAGAACCCAATGGAACCCCTTTAAGGTCTTCCATGACCCTCCGAAGACCCTCCAGAGCCCAatgggacccctttaaggccttccacGACCCTTCTAAGACCCTCCAGAGCCCAatgggacccctttaaggccttccacGACCCTTCCAAGACCCTCCAGAGCCCAATGGGACCCCTTTAAGGTCTTCCACGACCCCTCAAAGACCCTCCAGAGCCCAATGGGACCTCTTTAAGGTCTTCCACGACCCTTCAAAGACCCTCCAGAGCCCAATGGGACCCCTTTAAGGTCTTCCACGACCCCTCGAAGACCCTCCAGAGCCCAATGGGACCTCTTTAAGGTCTTCCACGACCCCTCAAAGACCCTCCAGAGCCCAATGGGACCTCTTTAAGGTCTTCCACGACCCTTCAAAGACCTTCCAGAGCCCAATGGGACCTCTTTAAGGTCTTCCACGACCCCTCAAAGACCTTCCAGAACCCAATGGGACCTCTTTAAGGTCTTCCACGACCCCTCAAAGACCTTCCAGGGCCCAATGGGACCTCTTTAAGGTCTTCCACGACCCTTCAAAGACCCTCCAGAGCCCAATGGGACCCCTTTAAGGTCTTCCATGACCCCTCGAAGACCCCCCAGAGCCCAATGGGACCCCTTTAAGGTCTTCCACGACCCTTCAAAGACCCTCCAGAGCCCAatgggacccctttaaggccttccacGACCCTTCAAAGACCCTCCAGAGCCCAATGGGACCACTTTAAGGTCTTCCACGACCCTTCAAAGACCCTCCAGAGCCCAATGGGACCACTTTAAGGTCTTCCACGACCCTTCAAAGACCCTCCAGAGCCCAatgggacccctttaaggccttccacGACCCTTCGAAGACCCTCCAGAGCCCAatgggacccctttaaggccttccacGACCCTTCTAAGACCCTCCAGAGCCCAATGGGACCCCTTTAAGGTCTTCCACGACCCTTCAAAGACCCCCCAGAGCCCAATGGGACCCCTTTAAGGTCTTCCACGACCCCTTGAAGACCCTCCAGAACCCAATGGGACCCCTTTAAGGTCTTCCACGACCCCTCGAAGACCCTCCAGAGCCCAATGGGACCTCTTTAAGGCCTTCCACGACCCTTCGAAGACCCTCCAGAGCCCAATGGGACCTCTTTAAGGTCTTCCACGACCCCTCAAAGACCCTCCAGAACCCAATGGGACCTCTTTAAGGTCTTCCATGACCCTTCGAAGCCCCTCCAGAACCCAATGGGACCCCTTTAAGGTCTTCCACGACCCCTCAAAGACCCTCCAAAGCCCAATGGGACCTCTTTAAGGTCTTCCACGACCCCTCAAAGACCCTCCAGAGCCCAATGGGACCTCTTTAAGGTCTTCCACAACCCCTCAAAGACCCTCCAGAGCCCAATGGGACCTCTTTAAGGTCTTCCACGACCCCTCGAAGACCCTCCAGAGCCCAATGGGACCCCTTTAAGGTCTTCCACGACCCTTTGAAGCCCCTCCAGAGCCCAATGGGACCTCTTTAAGGCCTTCCACGACCCTTCGAAGCCCCTCCAGAGCCCAATCCAAGAATTTTGGGGATTCTGGGAATCACTCAATCCCCGATTCCCGCCTTGACCCCAACCATTCCGACCGGATGAGCACGAAATGCCGCCAAAGGCGTAAACGGGGTGGGTTTTAATCCGGGAGCGTAACGGATTCATCCGGAAAGGACGCGGCGTCATCCGTTGGCGTCATCGCATCCGTGCGGGATGGGCGATTCCGGGTTCAGCCACGTTCCGGCTTCGCCTACGGCACGCGGCACAACAAGGAAAACCTCACAGAGGCCTTGGGAAAGGAAATCGCGGAGGAATTCCCTAccggaaggaaaaaaaaggaagcgGAAATGGTATCCCTGTTTTGGCGTCGTCATCCGGTGTTATCCGACGTCACCGTTACCTGAGTTCGGCTTCGCCTCCGATGGCGACGGGCGCTCGGAGTTTGGAATCCAGGTTGTAGTAAATGCCGTGGAATTGCCGGATAGCCACCCAGTGCTTCCGACGGAACGGGAATGTC
Above is a genomic segment from Cuculus canorus isolate bCucCan1 chromosome 33, bCucCan1.pri, whole genome shotgun sequence containing:
- the LOC104066813 gene encoding histone H2A type 2-C; this translates as MSGRGKQGGKARAKAKSRSSRAGLQFPVGRVHRLLRKGNYAERVGAGAPVYLAAVMEYLTAEILELAGNAARDNKKTRIIPRHLQLAVRNDEELNKLLGGVTIAQGGVLPNIQAVLLPKKSESHKAKGK